A genomic window from Buteo buteo chromosome 13, bButBut1.hap1.1, whole genome shotgun sequence includes:
- the CBX4 gene encoding E3 SUMO-protein ligase CBX4, translating into MELPAVGEHVFAVESIEKKRIRKGRVEYLVKWRGWSPKYNTWEPEENILDPRLLIAFQNRERQEQLMGYRKRGPKPKPLVVQLPSFARRSNILTGLQDPAVDNRPKLDLGSSGKSQQHQYELNSKKHHQYQPNGKESGMKHQSHSKGKYYYQLNSKKHHHYQPDPKMYEPHYQPSSKEPQSQACLDSNKSPLVAHPDKWAHGPAKNLLGPVKNLAPESKNGAEKNLSSGTGPPPRDRVASNGLGGKMKIVKNKNKNGRIVIVMSKYMENGMQAVKIKSGEPPRKRAAEERTPKKGGEEKLEAWRKPGEERVVGSNTLSKAEGEGRQPPAELEESPRKTPLAKELPLPPAEQPLQLTTKPDLVPWSLSPVCEHSPSSMGLNLSSPGSRKRCLSEPHAEREPGKKRLTSRSISAPTCLSPPAPERPEPPAQPEVILLDSDLDEPIDLRCVKPRAEGELALAQVKPEVPPAPAEKPAAEPPQPQEAAEEEEEAESLQEFKPFFGNIIITDVTANCLTVTFKEYVTV; encoded by the exons ATGGAGCTGCCGGCGGTGGGGGAGCACGTCTTCGCGGTGGAGAGCATCGAGAAGAAGCGGATCCGAAAG GGCAGAGTCGAGTACCTGGTGAAATGGAGGGGATGGTCGCCCAA ATATAACACGTGGGAGCCGGAGGAGAACATCCTGGACCCCCGGCTGCTCATCGCCTTCCAGAACAG GGAGCGGCAGGAGCAGCTGATGGGATACCGCAAGCGGGGGCCCAAGCCAAAGCCGCTGGTCGTGCAG CTTCCCTCCTTCGCCCGCCGCTCGAACATCCTCACGGGGCTGCAGGACCCCGCCGTGGACAACAGGCCAAAGCTGGATCTCGGCTCCTCCGGCAAGAGCCAGCAGCACCAGTATGAACTCAACAGCAAGAAGCACCACCAGTACCAGCCCAACGGCAAGGAGAGCGGCATGAAGCACCAGTCCCACAGCAAAGGGAAGTATTACTACCAGCTGAACAGCAAGAAGCACCACCACTACCAGCCGGACCCCAAGATGTACGAGCCCCATTACCAGCCCAGCAGCAAGGAGCCGCAGAGCCAGGCCTGCTTGGACAGTAACAAGAGCCCCTTGGTCGCCCACCCGGACAAGTGGGCTCACGGCCCGGCCAAAAACCTGCTGGGCCCGGTCAAGAACCTCGCCCCAGAGAGCAAGAACGGGGCCGAGAAGAACCTGTCCAGTGGTACCGGGCCTCCCCCCCGGGACAGGGTGGCCAGCAACGGCCTCGGGGGCAAGATGAAGATCGTcaagaacaaaaacaagaaCGGGCGCATTGTGATCGTCATGAGCAAGTACATGGAGAACGGGATGCAGGCGGTGAAGATCAAGTCCGGGGAGCCTCCCCGGAAGCGGGCCGCGGAGGAGAGGACTCCTAAgaagggtggggaggagaagctggAGGCTTGGAGGAAGCCGGGGGAGGAGAGGGTGGTGGGCAGCAACACGCTGAGCAAAGCCGAGGGCGAgggccggcagccccccgcGGAGCTCGAGGAAAGTCCCCGAAAGACTCCCCTGGCCAAGGAGCTGCCCCTTCCTCCGGcggagcagcccctgcagctcaCCACCAAGCCGGACCTCGTGCCCTGGTCCCTGAGTCCCGTCTGCGAGCACAGCCCTTCCTCCATGGGACTGAACCTCTCCAGCCCCGGCTCGCGGAAGCGCTGCCTGTCGGAGCCGCACGCGGAGCGGGAGCCGGGCAAGAAGCGCTTGACCTCCCGGAGCATCAGTGCCCCCACCTGCCtcagccccccggccccggagcgGCCGGAGCCGCCCGCCCAGCCGGAGGTCATCCTGCTGGATTCGGACCTGGACGAGCCCATAGACTTGCGCTGTGTGAAACCGCGGGCGGAGGGCGAGCTGGCCCTGGCGCAGGTGAAGCCGGAGGTGCCGCCGGCGCCGGCTGAGAAACCGGCCGCGGAGCCTCCGCAGCCCCAGGAGGccgcggaggaggaggaggaggccgaGTCCCTGCAGGAATTCAAGCCCTTCTTTGGGAATATAATTATCACAGACGTGACCGCAAACTGCCTGACCGTGACCTTCAAGGAGTACGTGACGGTGTGA